The Sediminispirochaeta smaragdinae DSM 11293 genome has a segment encoding these proteins:
- a CDS encoding response regulator, with amino-acid sequence MKTKTDFPDINSRKPDGIGPDGNPYKILVVDDSMFVKKQLTQILGSESYEVVDTAGHGAEAVEKYKELYPGVDLVTMDITMPGMDGVTALEKIMEFDKDARIIMISALGKQDLVKKSFMLGAKNYIIKPLDRKKVLERIRSVFEE; translated from the coding sequence TTGAAAACGAAAACAGACTTTCCTGACATCAATTCCCGCAAACCCGATGGGATCGGCCCCGATGGGAATCCCTATAAGATTCTTGTCGTGGACGATTCGATGTTTGTCAAAAAGCAGCTTACCCAGATTCTTGGTAGCGAAAGCTATGAAGTAGTGGATACTGCAGGACATGGCGCTGAGGCTGTGGAGAAATATAAGGAACTCTATCCGGGAGTTGACCTTGTTACCATGGACATCACCATGCCGGGGATGGACGGAGTCACCGCACTTGAAAAAATCATGGAATTCGATAAGGACGCCAGGATAATCATGATTTCGGCCCTTGGAAAACAGGACTTGGTGAAAAAGTCTTTTATGTTGGGAGCGAAAAACTATATCATAAAGCCATTGGATCGAAAGAAGGTGCTTGAACGAATCAGGAGCGTTTTTGAGGAGTGA
- a CDS encoding homocysteine biosynthesis protein: MKSYEEINEKIASGKAVVLTADEVSDYVDQKGLAKAAEEIDVVTTATFGAMCSSGAFVNFGQCAPKIRITEAWIDDVLAYSGVAAVDAYIGATQLRQNDPENMYYPGEFRFGGGHVIEKLVAGKQCQLFALSYGTDEYPRRELRTWFTIDDLNQAIMVNPRNCYQNYNVATNLSDKTIYTYLGALKPHMKNLTYSSAGQLSPLLNDPLYRTIGIGTAVWLAGARGHVYAEGTQHAPSISRTPGGVPTGGAGTLALTADMKQMNGRYVRGVSLKGYGVSLALGVGIPIPILDEDVLLKTTVRDRDIPAEVIDYSSDYPNKTGKVLAHVNYADLKKGNIELLGKRVEVSSMSSYAMALEIAELLKEEVRSGSFLLSRPLQPLPVEQELKSLKIRKEDEVR; encoded by the coding sequence ATGAAAAGCTACGAAGAAATCAACGAGAAAATTGCATCAGGCAAGGCGGTGGTGCTCACCGCCGATGAAGTCTCCGATTATGTCGATCAAAAGGGCTTGGCAAAGGCGGCCGAAGAGATTGATGTCGTGACCACGGCGACCTTCGGAGCCATGTGTAGCTCCGGAGCATTTGTGAACTTCGGTCAATGCGCTCCCAAGATACGAATAACCGAAGCATGGATCGATGATGTTCTTGCCTACTCGGGAGTAGCTGCGGTGGATGCCTATATAGGGGCGACCCAGCTGAGGCAAAACGATCCTGAAAACATGTATTACCCAGGAGAGTTCCGCTTCGGAGGGGGCCATGTTATTGAAAAACTGGTAGCGGGGAAACAATGCCAGCTCTTTGCCCTCTCGTATGGGACCGACGAATATCCCAGGAGAGAGCTGAGAACCTGGTTTACTATCGACGACCTTAATCAGGCCATCATGGTCAATCCGAGAAACTGCTACCAGAACTACAATGTGGCGACAAACCTATCTGACAAAACCATCTACACCTATCTGGGGGCCTTGAAGCCACACATGAAGAATCTGACCTATAGCTCGGCAGGACAGCTTTCGCCGCTTCTCAACGACCCCCTCTATCGAACAATCGGGATAGGCACGGCGGTGTGGCTGGCCGGAGCAAGGGGCCATGTCTACGCCGAGGGAACGCAACATGCTCCCTCCATTTCACGTACGCCGGGAGGAGTGCCTACCGGAGGGGCAGGAACCCTGGCACTTACCGCGGACATGAAGCAGATGAACGGCCGTTATGTCAGGGGAGTAAGTCTCAAGGGTTACGGGGTATCCCTGGCCCTGGGGGTCGGTATCCCTATTCCTATTCTGGACGAAGATGTACTTCTGAAAACCACCGTACGAGACCGGGATATTCCGGCGGAGGTAATCGATTACAGCAGTGATTATCCAAACAAAACCGGCAAGGTACTCGCTCATGTCAACTACGCCGATTTAAAGAAGGGAAATATTGAGCTTCTCGGCAAAAGGGTTGAGGTCTCTTCCATGTCAAGTTATGCAATGGCCTTGGAAATTGCTGAGTTGTTGAAAGAGGAAGTTCGAAGCGGAAGTTTCCTACTGAGCCGGCCTTTACAGCCGCTTCCGGTGGAACAGGAACTGA